The proteins below come from a single Fodinicurvata sp. EGI_FJ10296 genomic window:
- the neuB gene encoding N-acetylneuraminate synthase: MTDQPHTLTIAEAGVNHNGDLGMALALVDKAADARADFVKFQTFNAAKLASASAPKAAYQQRQTDRGESQLEMLTRLQLSADDHRAIIDRCVARGVRFLSTPFDVGSLDLLTREFGLREIKLGSGELTNGPLLLDVARTGVNVILSTGMGTLAEVEAALGVLAFGMLRTGEEPSSTAFADALARPEAWSLLRERVTLLHCTTEYPAAPADTNLRAMDTMRAAFGLRVGYSDHTEGNAISIAAVARGAEVIEKHFTLDRSLPGPDHAASLEPAELSALISEIRAVETALGSGIKQPSASEIANRPVARKSLFAARDLPADHVLTSDDIDVMRPGSGLSPMDYWAMLGKPTRRSHNRGDRLG, from the coding sequence ATGACCGACCAACCGCACACTCTGACAATCGCCGAGGCTGGCGTGAATCATAACGGCGACCTGGGAATGGCGCTGGCACTGGTCGACAAGGCTGCCGATGCCCGGGCGGATTTCGTCAAGTTCCAGACATTCAACGCCGCCAAACTGGCAAGTGCCTCTGCTCCCAAGGCCGCGTATCAGCAGCGGCAAACGGACAGGGGCGAAAGCCAGCTGGAAATGCTGACCCGGCTGCAACTGTCCGCCGACGATCATCGGGCGATCATCGACCGCTGTGTCGCGCGGGGCGTCCGATTTCTGTCCACGCCTTTCGACGTCGGCAGTCTGGACCTCTTGACCCGGGAGTTCGGGCTCAGGGAAATCAAGCTGGGTTCGGGCGAATTGACGAACGGGCCGCTGTTGCTGGATGTTGCCCGCACCGGGGTCAATGTCATCCTGTCCACCGGCATGGGAACGCTGGCCGAGGTCGAGGCGGCATTGGGCGTGCTTGCGTTCGGTATGCTCCGGACCGGCGAGGAGCCGTCGAGCACGGCCTTCGCCGATGCGCTTGCAAGGCCCGAAGCGTGGTCGCTTCTGCGCGAGCGTGTGACGCTGTTGCACTGCACGACAGAGTACCCGGCGGCGCCGGCCGATACCAACCTCCGAGCGATGGACACGATGCGTGCGGCCTTCGGGTTGAGGGTCGGATATTCCGATCACACGGAGGGCAATGCCATAAGTATAGCGGCAGTGGCCCGTGGCGCCGAAGTGATCGAAAAGCACTTTACGCTCGACCGCAGTCTTCCCGGTCCCGATCACGCAGCTTCGCTGGAACCCGCTGAGCTGTCGGCGTTGATCAGTGAGATACGGGCGGTGGAGACAGCGCTGGGGTCCGGTATAAAGCAGCCTTCCGCTTCGGAAATCGCCAATCGCCCGGTCGCCCGCAAGAGCCTTTTTGCCGCGCGGGACCTTCCCGCAGATCACGTCCTGACTTCTGACGACATCGATGTCATGCGCCCCGGTTCCGGACTGTCGCCCATGGATTACTGGGCGATGTTAGGAAAACCGACGCGACGAAGTCACAACCGCGGAGACAGGTTGGGATGA
- a CDS encoding acetyltransferase, which produces MSGPAFLAILGAGGHARVLLSVMRANRLSVDGCISPDAPNALWPGDVPWLGGDEVMSGLDICRSQLINGIGSTGDTDRRQRVFDAAKSKGFDFLSIRHASAIIADGVSLGEGTQILPRVIVQTGCRIGNNAILNSGCIIEHDSVIGDHCHIAPGACLSGSVVIEHGAHIGVGAVLKQGIRVGANAIVGAGAVVLRDVANESTVVGNPARPL; this is translated from the coding sequence ATGAGCGGTCCGGCATTCCTGGCGATATTGGGCGCGGGTGGCCATGCCCGGGTTTTGCTTTCAGTGATGCGGGCGAATAGACTTTCTGTAGACGGTTGCATTTCCCCCGATGCGCCAAATGCGCTCTGGCCCGGCGACGTCCCGTGGCTCGGGGGTGACGAGGTCATGTCCGGACTTGATATTTGCCGATCCCAACTGATTAACGGCATAGGATCGACCGGTGACACAGACCGAAGGCAGAGAGTGTTCGATGCTGCAAAGTCTAAGGGATTTGATTTTCTGTCGATCCGACATGCATCCGCCATTATTGCAGACGGAGTATCGCTGGGAGAAGGGACTCAAATTCTTCCGCGGGTCATTGTTCAGACCGGATGCCGGATCGGTAATAACGCAATCTTAAACTCCGGATGCATTATAGAGCATGATTCAGTGATCGGAGATCACTGTCACATTGCTCCCGGAGCCTGTCTTTCAGGTTCGGTCGTCATCGAACACGGTGCTCATATCGGAGTGGGTGCCGTCCTGAAGCAGGGTATTCGGGTCGGCGCCAACGCGATCGTTGGCGCAGGTGCTGTCGTGTTGCGCGACGTCGCCAACGAATCAACCGTTGTGGGGAATCCTGCCCGTCCACTGTAA
- a CDS encoding nucleotidyltransferase family protein: MREEITHLLISPDATLREAVATIDRGARQIALVVNGDGLLVATVTDGDVRRGLLKGADLDTPVASVMHTNPVVTNASDGPEAARRLMRERNLHHMPIVDDSGLLVDLARIDEVAGPAPNATRVVLMAGGLGKRLRPLTESIPKPMLPVGGRPLLELIIRNLLGQGFSRFTISVNYRGDMLRDYFGDGTRLGAEIDYIDEDTPMGTAGALSLLPSRPQTPFIVMNGDILTSVPFESLLRFHEETGAAATMCARDYTVQVPYGVIRMDGSRLVDIEEKPMHSHFVNAGIYVLSPELLDDLERGIPLDMTSLFERLIARGDHAAVFPIREYWMDIGRVEDLERARADFEMGRAK; encoded by the coding sequence TTGAGGGAAGAAATAACGCACCTACTGATTTCGCCGGACGCTACCTTGAGAGAAGCGGTCGCCACGATAGACAGAGGCGCGCGCCAGATTGCGCTGGTCGTCAACGGCGACGGCCTTCTGGTTGCCACGGTAACCGACGGTGACGTCCGGCGAGGACTCTTGAAAGGGGCAGACCTGGATACGCCGGTCGCCTCGGTGATGCATACGAACCCGGTCGTCACCAACGCTTCCGACGGGCCGGAAGCTGCACGCCGGCTGATGCGCGAACGCAACCTGCATCACATGCCCATCGTGGATGATTCCGGTCTGCTTGTTGATCTCGCAAGGATCGACGAAGTAGCCGGCCCTGCTCCGAACGCCACGCGCGTGGTTCTGATGGCCGGCGGCCTTGGCAAGAGGCTGCGCCCCCTGACGGAGTCGATACCAAAGCCAATGCTACCCGTCGGTGGCCGCCCGCTTCTGGAACTCATTATCCGAAACCTGTTGGGGCAGGGGTTCAGCCGATTCACCATCTCCGTCAACTATCGCGGAGACATGCTTCGCGATTATTTCGGTGACGGGACCCGTCTCGGCGCCGAGATCGACTACATCGATGAAGATACGCCCATGGGAACGGCCGGAGCCCTGTCCCTCCTGCCTTCGCGTCCCCAGACGCCGTTTATCGTCATGAACGGCGATATCCTGACCTCCGTTCCGTTCGAGTCTCTGCTCAGATTTCATGAAGAGACGGGCGCGGCCGCCACGATGTGCGCGCGGGACTATACGGTCCAGGTGCCCTATGGCGTGATCCGCATGGATGGTTCCCGCCTTGTGGACATCGAGGAGAAGCCGATGCACTCGCATTTCGTCAATGCGGGTATTTATGTATTGTCGCCTGAGTTGTTAGACGACCTGGAGCGGGGCATTCCGTTGGACATGACGAGCCTCTTCGAACGGCTGATCGCCCGGGGAGATCATGCGGCGGTCTTTCCGATCCGCGAATACTGGATGGATATCGGCCGTGTCGAGGATCTGGAGCGCGCCAGAGCCGACTTCGAGATGGGCAGAGCAAAGTGA
- a CDS encoding acylneuraminate cytidylyltransferase family protein, which produces MRIAVICARGGSKGVPGKNIRPFAGKPLIAWSIEQARQSGCCSIVAVSSDSADILDAARSAGADLLVERPPELATDTVSSLPAVVHCVKAAENHLGRECDSILYLQATSPLRMVTDIQGAVALHDKSRPGSVITGCEARNSPYFTLLEETAAGGVALSKTTVPPVVRRQDAPRCYDMNGSIYVFTRSRFIESPKVLYEDTRLYEMPPERSVDIDTELDWILAEVVADRYGFPW; this is translated from the coding sequence GTGAGAATCGCGGTAATCTGCGCCCGTGGCGGCTCCAAGGGCGTTCCCGGCAAGAATATTCGTCCCTTCGCCGGGAAGCCGCTGATCGCGTGGTCGATCGAGCAGGCGCGCCAGAGCGGTTGCTGTTCGATCGTCGCTGTCAGCAGCGACTCGGCAGACATTCTCGATGCGGCGCGCTCTGCCGGTGCGGACCTTCTGGTCGAGAGACCGCCGGAACTGGCTACGGACACCGTCTCCAGTCTGCCTGCCGTGGTGCATTGTGTTAAGGCAGCCGAAAACCACCTTGGCAGAGAATGCGACAGCATCCTTTATCTGCAGGCGACGAGCCCGCTTCGCATGGTCACCGACATCCAGGGGGCCGTCGCACTGCATGACAAGTCCAGGCCAGGCAGTGTGATTACCGGATGCGAAGCTCGGAACTCACCGTATTTTACGCTGCTCGAAGAAACCGCCGCCGGCGGGGTCGCGCTGTCGAAGACGACGGTTCCGCCGGTTGTCCGCCGTCAGGATGCGCCGCGCTGCTACGACATGAATGGCTCGATCTATGTCTTCACCCGCAGCCGTTTCATCGAGTCTCCGAAAGTCCTTTATGAGGACACCCGGCTCTATGAAATGCCGCCGGAGCGTTCGGTTGACATCGATACCGAACTCGACTGGATACTGGCCGAGGTGGTAGCTGACAGATACGGATTCCCATGGTAG
- a CDS encoding outer membrane lipoprotein carrier protein LolA produces MMTRRFLTLAGTAAAFALAPGLTATGASADGWSNPDAIVSEVESYLQGIRSLRATFIQQTDRGGYAEGEFYLDRPGRMRIEYEDAPDLIIANGTFITYYDLELGQRSDQFLSSSLAGFIAREQISLSGDVTVRDVSTEFDVIRIDVVQTEEPSAGELSLVFDRDPIELKGWLVHDAQGVTTEITLEDLETDISLSSSLFQTPERFR; encoded by the coding sequence ATGATGACACGCCGTTTTCTCACACTTGCCGGGACGGCGGCCGCGTTCGCGCTGGCGCCCGGCCTCACTGCCACCGGCGCATCGGCCGATGGCTGGTCGAATCCCGACGCGATCGTTTCGGAGGTTGAATCCTATCTGCAGGGGATACGGTCGCTGCGGGCGACGTTTATCCAGCAGACCGACCGCGGCGGCTATGCCGAGGGTGAGTTCTATCTGGACCGTCCCGGACGCATGCGCATCGAATACGAAGACGCGCCCGACCTGATCATCGCCAACGGGACGTTCATTACCTATTACGACCTGGAACTGGGGCAGCGCAGCGACCAGTTCCTGTCATCCTCGCTGGCCGGTTTCATCGCCCGCGAGCAGATCAGCCTGTCGGGCGATGTCACCGTGCGCGACGTCAGCACCGAATTCGACGTCATCCGGATCGATGTCGTCCAGACCGAAGAGCCGTCAGCCGGCGAGCTGTCGCTGGTATTCGACCGCGACCCGATCGAACTCAAGGGCTGGCTGGTCCACGATGCCCAGGGCGTAACGACCGAGATCACACTGGAAGACCTCGAAACCGATATCTCCCTGAGCAGTTCGCTGTTCCAGACACCGGAACGGTTCCGATGA
- a CDS encoding DNA translocase FtsK — MAASLSAPAARSGRRGGGARANRKTGAGSGGNATGNGSGARRNRRNREAKGGLLPPETAELLSRRATEGIGLLFGALAALLLLALATYTPIDPSWNTAGGTGEYHNLLGAWGAYPADLLVQLFGVVSFLFCVILTAWAWRLIRRGTMGRAWVRLLAAMIALALFAAAVTPLANTPFALTNWAAAGMPGGAVGVIVLDSVMSLAGDMGVTAGRGMTAAVLAVLGVLTILLAFGLSWGEWGLLGRQTARGSQVAGVAVGKAAGRTAKLTVAAGRAAQRTLRRREGPHTGTEDETPAVRKTPKAAKPRSGDEAATAEEAPATADRTDTPAPRPRTKESADATAATEDALGAAIGAAPKPVAAGSGGASASIGQDILSLGGDTTYELPPYALLSLPSTEERAEVLTKEALSETAASLESVLSDFGVKGQIVKVNPGPVVTLFELEPAPGTKSSRVIGLSDDIARSMGAVSVRVAVVPGKNAMGIELPNPGRETVYLRELLESRAAEQTSAKLALMFGRDIGGDPVIADLARMPHLLVAGTTGSGKSVAINTMILSLLYRMPPERVRFIMIDPKMLELSVYDDIPHLLSPVVTDPKKAVVALKWTVREMEDRYRGMSRMGVRNVEGYNQKLRDARERGETLMRRVQTGFDPDTGKPVFEDQPMDMTELPYIVVVVDEMADLMLVAGKEIEGAIQRLAQMARAAGIHIIMATQRPSVDVITGTIKANFPTRISFQVTSKIDSRTILGEGGAEQLLGQGDMLYMAGGGRITRVHGPFVSDYEVEQVVAHLKRQGEPAYNDTVLEEADDDGGGIGGGGGGGDGAGSGSGSGNELYDKAVDLVARERKASTSFIQRHLQIGYNRAATIIEEMERNGVVSSANHVGKREVLVRDPNE; from the coding sequence ATGGCGGCATCCTTGAGCGCACCGGCGGCCCGGTCCGGCCGTCGCGGCGGCGGCGCACGGGCGAACCGGAAAACCGGTGCCGGATCCGGCGGCAACGCTACTGGTAACGGCAGCGGTGCGCGGCGCAATCGGCGCAACCGTGAGGCCAAGGGCGGGCTGCTGCCGCCCGAAACGGCGGAGCTGCTGTCCCGGCGCGCGACCGAGGGCATCGGCCTGCTGTTCGGCGCCCTGGCGGCGCTGTTGCTGCTGGCGCTGGCGACCTATACCCCGATCGATCCATCGTGGAACACCGCCGGCGGAACGGGCGAGTATCACAACCTGCTGGGCGCCTGGGGTGCCTATCCGGCCGATCTGCTGGTCCAGCTTTTCGGCGTCGTGTCGTTCCTGTTCTGCGTCATCCTGACGGCCTGGGCATGGCGGCTGATCCGGCGCGGCACCATGGGCCGGGCGTGGGTCCGCCTGCTTGCCGCCATGATCGCGCTGGCGCTGTTCGCCGCCGCCGTCACGCCGCTGGCCAACACGCCCTTTGCACTGACCAACTGGGCAGCGGCCGGCATGCCGGGCGGTGCGGTCGGGGTCATCGTCCTGGACAGCGTCATGAGTCTGGCAGGCGATATGGGCGTGACAGCCGGACGGGGGATGACCGCAGCCGTTCTCGCCGTCCTCGGCGTCCTCACGATTCTGCTCGCCTTTGGCCTTAGCTGGGGCGAGTGGGGTCTGCTCGGCCGACAGACGGCGCGCGGCAGTCAGGTTGCCGGTGTCGCGGTCGGCAAGGCCGCCGGACGGACGGCGAAACTGACTGTCGCCGCTGGCCGGGCGGCGCAACGCACGCTGCGTCGCCGGGAAGGCCCTCACACCGGCACAGAAGATGAAACGCCCGCCGTCCGCAAGACGCCAAAGGCCGCCAAACCGCGATCGGGCGACGAGGCCGCCACCGCAGAGGAGGCGCCCGCCACGGCCGACCGCACCGACACCCCCGCGCCGCGCCCCCGGACCAAGGAGTCGGCGGACGCAACAGCGGCAACCGAGGATGCGCTCGGGGCCGCGATCGGCGCGGCGCCGAAGCCTGTGGCCGCGGGCAGTGGCGGCGCCAGCGCCAGTATCGGGCAGGACATCCTCAGCCTGGGCGGCGACACGACATACGAATTGCCGCCCTATGCGCTGCTGTCGCTGCCGTCGACCGAGGAGCGCGCCGAAGTCCTGACCAAGGAGGCGCTGTCGGAAACCGCCGCGTCGCTGGAGAGCGTGCTGTCGGATTTCGGCGTCAAGGGCCAGATCGTAAAGGTCAATCCCGGTCCGGTGGTCACCCTGTTCGAGCTGGAGCCGGCCCCCGGCACCAAATCGAGCCGCGTTATCGGCCTGAGCGACGATATCGCCCGGTCGATGGGCGCCGTGTCGGTGCGCGTGGCCGTCGTGCCGGGCAAGAACGCCATGGGCATCGAGTTGCCCAATCCGGGCCGCGAGACCGTCTATCTGCGCGAATTGCTGGAGTCCCGGGCGGCGGAACAGACCTCTGCCAAGCTGGCGCTGATGTTCGGGCGCGATATCGGCGGCGATCCGGTGATCGCCGATCTGGCGCGCATGCCGCATCTGCTGGTTGCCGGCACCACCGGCTCGGGCAAGTCGGTGGCGATCAACACCATGATCCTGTCGCTGCTGTACCGGATGCCGCCGGAGCGGGTCCGCTTCATCATGATCGACCCGAAAATGCTGGAACTGTCGGTTTATGACGACATTCCCCATCTGCTGTCGCCGGTGGTGACCGACCCGAAAAAGGCGGTCGTGGCGCTGAAATGGACGGTCCGCGAAATGGAGGACCGCTATCGCGGCATGTCGCGGATGGGCGTGCGCAATGTCGAGGGCTATAATCAGAAGCTGCGCGACGCCCGCGAGCGCGGCGAAACGCTGATGCGTCGGGTGCAGACCGGATTCGATCCCGATACCGGCAAGCCGGTGTTTGAAGACCAGCCCATGGACATGACGGAACTGCCCTATATCGTCGTCGTCGTCGATGAGATGGCCGACCTGATGCTGGTCGCCGGCAAGGAGATCGAAGGGGCGATCCAGCGCCTTGCCCAGATGGCCCGGGCGGCGGGAATCCACATCATCATGGCGACCCAGCGGCCGTCGGTGGATGTCATCACCGGCACGATCAAGGCGAATTTCCCGACCCGGATCAGTTTTCAGGTCACGTCGAAGATCGACAGCCGCACGATTCTGGGCGAAGGCGGCGCCGAACAGCTGCTCGGTCAGGGCGACATGCTCTATATGGCCGGTGGCGGGCGCATTACCCGTGTCCATGGGCCCTTCGTGTCCGACTACGAGGTCGAGCAGGTCGTTGCGCATCTGAAACGGCAGGGAGAGCCGGCTTATAACGACACCGTGCTGGAGGAAGCCGACGACGACGGCGGCGGGATCGGCGGTGGCGGTGGCGGTGGCGATGGGGCCGGTTCGGGGTCGGGTTCGGGCAACGAACTCTACGACAAGGCGGTCGATCTGGTCGCCCGCGAGCGCAAGGCGTCGACCAGCTTTATCCAGCGCCATCTGCAGATTGGCTATAACCGCGCGGCGACCATCATCGAAGAGATGGAGCGCAATGGCGTCGTCAGCAGCGCCAACCATGTCGGCAAGCGCGAGGTTCTGGTGCGCGACCCCAATGAATAG
- a CDS encoding aminotransferase class I/II-fold pyridoxal phosphate-dependent enzyme, which yields MLNTRLDQLDSYPFARLRTLLDPIAPPTGIEPVWLSVGEPKHTPPAFVEAILRANAADWTRYPPKDGTADFRDACCGWLDRRFPGAAGRFGTDCVLPVSGTREGLFMAALLAVDDTGPRGKPPLAAPLAAMPNPAYAPYEAAAVMAGAQPVFLPSLAENGFVPDVSSLDAATLDRLSVYYLCSPTNPEGALIPADTLDRAIRLAVAHDFVLIVDECYIDLYSGDTPPPGALERVAALSGELPQAAEHVLVFQSLSKRSNIAGMRSGFVAGGKDIISRFDRLRSYASAGMPLPVQAVSAALWRDDGHAAENRRLYADKVRLAEDLFGQTGPRAGFFYWLDVTRFGLDGVTATKLLWEQTGVRVLPGAYLAHDDAEGRNPAAARIRLALVHPMETLAPALERAAACLKAAKAPGRMVAEGVAADGG from the coding sequence ATGCTGAACACCCGCCTCGACCAACTCGACAGCTACCCCTTTGCCCGGCTGCGTACCCTGCTCGACCCGATCGCGCCGCCGACGGGGATCGAGCCGGTATGGCTGAGCGTGGGCGAGCCCAAGCACACGCCGCCGGCCTTCGTCGAAGCGATCCTGCGCGCGAACGCCGCGGACTGGACCCGCTATCCGCCCAAGGACGGCACGGCCGATTTCCGCGACGCCTGTTGCGGCTGGCTCGACCGCCGCTTTCCTGGCGCCGCCGGGCGGTTCGGGACCGATTGCGTTCTGCCGGTCTCGGGCACGCGCGAGGGACTGTTCATGGCCGCCCTGCTGGCCGTCGACGATACCGGCCCGCGCGGCAAACCGCCGCTCGCCGCCCCCTTGGCCGCCATGCCCAACCCGGCCTATGCGCCGTACGAGGCCGCCGCGGTCATGGCGGGCGCGCAGCCGGTCTTTCTGCCGTCGCTTGCGGAAAACGGCTTCGTGCCCGACGTGTCGTCGCTCGATGCGGCGACGCTCGACCGGCTGTCGGTCTATTACCTCTGCTCGCCGACCAATCCCGAAGGCGCGCTGATCCCGGCCGATACGCTGGACCGCGCCATTCGGCTGGCGGTCGCCCATGATTTCGTGCTGATCGTCGACGAGTGCTATATCGACCTTTATTCCGGCGACACACCACCGCCAGGGGCGCTGGAGCGGGTCGCCGCCCTGTCGGGCGAGCTGCCGCAGGCGGCAGAGCATGTCCTGGTATTCCAGTCGCTCAGCAAGCGATCGAACATCGCGGGCATGCGTTCGGGCTTCGTCGCCGGTGGCAAGGACATCATCAGCCGGTTCGACCGCCTGCGTTCCTATGCCAGCGCGGGAATGCCGCTGCCGGTCCAGGCGGTCAGTGCCGCGCTATGGCGCGACGACGGCCACGCCGCCGAGAACCGCCGTTTGTACGCCGACAAGGTACGGCTGGCGGAAGACCTGTTCGGCCAGACCGGCCCTCGCGCCGGCTTCTTCTATTGGCTCGACGTGACGCGCTTCGGCCTCGACGGCGTGACCGCCACCAAGCTGCTCTGGGAACAGACCGGGGTGCGCGTGTTGCCGGGCGCCTATCTCGCCCATGACGACGCCGAGGGCCGCAATCCGGCGGCGGCGCGGATCCGGCTGGCGCTGGTCCATCCGATGGAAACCCTGGCGCCGGCGCTGGAACGGGCGGCGGCCTGCCTGAAGGCGGCGAAAGCGCCGGGACGCATGGTGGCCGAAGGCGTGGCCGCGGATGGAGGCTGA
- a CDS encoding DUF305 domain-containing protein: protein MKTRLTALVTVMVLAAAPAFGQGPGAGHTDHGGPAAEGADQAQSADPARGPQGPMMQGGMMPPTQMPMQMPMDQMDQRRGAIDDTRDMSASSIAFRAVNEAMHHQMNIELTGDADVDFVRGMIAHHQGAIDMAKIIQVFGSDSEIAALAEEVVNDQEAEIAMMRDWLSRNAPDQQD from the coding sequence ATGAAAACCCGTTTGACGGCGCTTGTCACAGTAATGGTGCTGGCGGCGGCTCCCGCCTTTGGGCAGGGGCCGGGCGCAGGCCATACCGATCATGGCGGTCCTGCGGCCGAGGGTGCTGACCAGGCGCAAAGCGCCGATCCCGCCCGCGGCCCCCAGGGACCGATGATGCAGGGCGGCATGATGCCCCCCACTCAGATGCCCATGCAGATGCCGATGGATCAAATGGACCAGCGGCGTGGCGCCATCGATGACACCCGCGACATGAGCGCGTCGTCGATCGCATTCCGCGCCGTGAACGAGGCGATGCATCACCAAATGAACATCGAATTGACCGGCGATGCCGATGTCGATTTCGTGCGTGGCATGATCGCCCATCACCAGGGCGCGATCGATATGGCGAAGATCATTCAGGTCTTCGGCTCCGATTCCGAGATCGCGGCGCTGGCTGAGGAGGTCGTCAACGATCAGGAAGCTGAAATCGCCATGATGCGCGACTGGCTTTCGCGCAATGCGCCGGACCAGCAGGACTAG
- a CDS encoding DUF411 domain-containing protein, giving the protein MKRRNFLIGVGAFAALGAPLAFSAPQSRAMVVHFDPLCGCCSDWITHMREAGFAVESQPTQSLDAVKERLGVPLDLSSCHTAEIDGYVIEGHVPSGAVERLLRERPSAIGLSVPGMPIGSPGMDVAGVEGADYDVILFGPEGGISFERYRGPERIDS; this is encoded by the coding sequence ATGAAAAGACGCAATTTTCTGATCGGCGTCGGTGCCTTTGCGGCCCTTGGCGCCCCCCTCGCGTTTTCAGCGCCACAAAGCCGAGCCATGGTCGTTCATTTCGACCCGCTATGCGGTTGCTGCTCCGACTGGATAACGCATATGCGCGAAGCTGGTTTCGCGGTCGAAAGTCAACCGACCCAGTCGCTGGACGCGGTCAAGGAACGATTGGGCGTTCCGCTCGATCTGTCCTCGTGCCACACGGCCGAAATCGACGGCTATGTCATCGAGGGTCACGTGCCGTCCGGTGCGGTTGAGCGGCTGTTGCGCGAGCGTCCGAGCGCGATCGGCCTGAGCGTTCCCGGCATGCCCATCGGCTCTCCGGGAATGGACGTCGCCGGCGTCGAAGGCGCCGATTATGACGTCATCCTGTTCGGCCCCGAGGGCGGGATCTCATTCGAACGGTACCGCGGTCCCGAACGGATCGACAGCTAG